From Bradyrhizobium sp. AZCC 1610:
CCAATGGCGCGATCCGGGCGCCCCTCTCGTAACATGCGTTCGTTTCGAATATGACCGGCCGCGGCATCGTACAGCTTGCCGCGACTGTTGCGCTTCACCGCCGCGCCGACGCGCTCGATGTTGTCCCAATCAGCCGGGTAGGGATCAACCGCCACACCACGGTTCTCCGCCCATTCCCGGGCCATCCTGTCGGCTCCTGACGCCTCGCCCTCAATGATCACCGTGATAGGTGAAGCCGCATGCTCGGCGTCCAGAACAGCGTACAGCCGTCTTCTGTCGCGATAGTTGCGACCGCCAAAAACCAGCACGCGCATCAGTTCACCCTCTTCGACAGCCAGCTCAGCTGTTGCCCCATCATCAATCCATCCATCGGAACTTCCACGCTCTTGAAGCGGAGCATCAGCGGGTCCATCAGGAACTCGCGATAGTTCTTGCCGGCGAGCACGATGGCCCGACTGCCCCACAGATCCAGCTCCGCCATCTGGTGCATCACGCGCTTCGCCCAGTGTTGACGAAGCTTGATGCCGAGATTGTTCAGCGTGGCTTCGTAGGGATCGATCATCTGACCGGGCCTGAGAAGACCATACTCGGCCGATAGGATGAACCAACGGTCCGCGTTCTGGCGCACATACTCCTTCGCCATGCGGAACCAAGGGGAGATGTAGAGATGCTCCGCCAGCTCCGCAGTTGTGGACTTGGTCTTGACGCAGGAGACGAATGCGACGTCAGCTTTCATGTTGACTGCTCCAGTTGGGGCGCAAGGCCAGCCGAGTTACGCGCCACCATCAGCAACAACCCGCCGATCTGTGGAAACAGCGCCAACAGCACCAGCCGCACCATGGCAAAATCATCGCCGCTTGGTTTCACTAGGCCGAGGGTCAGCCAAGCTACCACCTTGATCGCCGCATCAGTCTGCGGATCGGCCGCCTGTTGGACCGATTGCGTTGCGACGTCGAGCGCCTTGCGACGCTCGGCCACCTCCATTTCGCGCACCCGGCAAAACTTGCCAGTACCGCTGGCACATTCCCGATCGCGTGACGCCGTGGCGTCGGCGAGCGCGGTTTGCGCCACCATCACGGCTTGCGTCACCCGTGACGCCCGTGACGCCGTGACGTCGGCAATATTGATAGAGGCAAAGCCCAGGCCGGCGGTAACGGTGAAAGCAAAGGTCAGCGACCAGACGGCCCATGCCACCAGTGCGGTACCGCGCCGCCGCGCCTGCCACATACTGGCGGCACAGGATGGCACTGCCAGGGCGCACAGATCAGCAGCCACGCCTATGGTCAGAAACAGGAACCCTGAAACGGCATTCGAGCCGAGGCCGTGCGCGAAGGACCCGTTCATTGCAACGCCGACTACCGTCAGGCCGATAGCGGCAACCGTTAGCAGCGTCGACGCCAATGGCCGGCGTGACGCCGTGACGGCTCGTGACGTGACGGTGACGGGTAGCGTGTCGGCCGGGACGGTGACAGGCTTGGCCGTCACAGCGACCGCGGTGCCAGCCTTTTTGCGCTTCCGATAGGCCCGAGCCCGTTCGGCCGACGTTAATGGTGCTTTCGGTTGATGTAGGGGAATTATTGATCCGGTATCGGTAGACATGACTTGAGCGCCTTTGGGTACATCTTGATGTATCGGTCGCGGAGCGGAGCAACGGTCTCGGCGTGACCTCTGCTGAAGACCTGACAGTGACCGGCGTGGATCGGCACCCCGATCTCGTTCTCGTTCACCAGCAGGACGTGCGAGCCATGTTCCGAGTAGGACATCTCGCCGGCCACATAGGCGTAGCCGGCGGATGACGGCCCCAGCGACCAGTAGACCCGGTCGCCGAACCCGATCTCCATTCCGTTCTTGTCGATGCCGGCCATCAGCGGAACGCCTTGCATGCGTCGCCGCTGCGGAAGGTGCCGGACGGGCAGGCGGTGCCGGGGATGTACGGATAGGCGCGCGGCGTGTCGCGGTGGAGCGCCTCGCACTTGTCGCCCTTGCCGACGTAGCCCGTTGGACACACGCCAGTTCGCTGGATCCGCTCTCGCCCATCCTTTGTCGGGGTGGGGTAGGGGTTCTCGGCCAGAGCCGGGGTTGCCATCACGACAATGGCCAGCAGTGCAAACTTCGTCATCTTGGTCTCCGTTACAGTTTGGCGCCGAGAATCCGCTTCAGCTCATTGCCGAGAACGTTTTCGACGGCGGTCTTCTCAGGAAGCATGTTGTATTTGTCGTAGATGTCGGTGACGTCGTCTTCGACGTGGTCGAGCGTGGCCTTGACGTGATCACGCGGCGCACCCGCCCGCCGCGCCAGTGTGGCAGCCGTTCGCCGCAGATCGTGCGGAGTGAAATGTTCCAGCTTCAGGAACTCACGGATGCCCATGCGATGCTCGGGGCGTCCGGTGAGCGCCTGCGACAGGGAGTTGCGCAAGATCGGAGCCGGCTCTTCTTGTCGTTCGACACGCTTTTCGATTTCCTTAAACCCACCATAGGGCGACGGAAAAACAGGGATCTGCCCCTCGTCCTTGAGGGATCGCTTGATGATGCCGACCGCCACATCGTTGAGAGGCACGATGATGTCGCGCCGTTTCTTCACCCTGATCTTCGGGATGTGCCACTGCGGGTCATCTTTTCCGAAATTCTTCAGCTCGGTCCGCAGCGCTCCCGCGGCTTGTCCCGGTCGCACCATGGTGCAAAGGATAAGCCGCAGCGCTTCCCGCACCGGCTCCTCCGCTGGAAGATCGGGATCGTACAGTCCATGCCAGAGCGTAACTATCTCGTCGTCTTCGAGGACGCGCTCCCGAGCTTCCTCCTTGCCGAAATGATCCAGGTCTTCCAGCGGGTTGACCTTGACGTACTTGCGGCCCGGCTTTTTCGCCCACTTGAAGAGCTGGTACAGCTTGGATTGGGTCCGGTTTGCCTGGACGGGGGTGTCCTCGGCCATCTCTTCCAGGAAGTTGGCGAAGTCGTCATCGGTCAGGGCCTCGATCGGCCGGCGGCCGAACTCTGCCCGCGGCCGGCGCAGCAGCTGCACGTCATTTTTCCAGGAGCTGATATTTGGCTTCGAGTACTTCTCAATGTATTCGTCGCACACAGTGTCGAAGGTCAGGTTTGCGACCTGCTGCGTGATGGTGATCTTGGCTTTCTTCTCGACCCGGGGATCTTCACCATTCCGACGTGAAGTGCGATACTCGCGAGCGCGCTCACGGGCGTCCTCAAGGGACACCTCGGGATAGGGTCCGATCGTCACCCGGACGTTCTTTTTGGTTCCGACGATCTTGTAGTGGAAGGAGAAGGTCTTGCCTCCCTTATCCGTGACGCGGAGGATCAGGCCAGGAACTTCAGAATCGTGATATTCGGTGCGCTGAGCACCAGCAGGAGTCTTAACGGTCTTGAGGAATACGTCGGTCAATCGCTTCTTCATCTGCATCTCCAACAGGCTTGTTTGCAGGCCACCCCGGGTGGCCAACTTGCAGGACTGCTTAAATGCAAATGCAAATGCTGACAAGGTTTGAAAACGTCAAATCAACGACTTAACGTTTGCAGTTCGTGTCAGATCGTCCGCTAGAATGCAAATGAATTTGTTTTGGGTACTGCAGGTCGTTGGTTCGAATCCAGCTGCCCCGACCATATCGCATAAAATCCTTATAAATCAGATGCTTAAGTCGATTGCAACCAAACGAAAACGGTGCAACTCGTAACAGTCTTTCTGTGTTACGGCCATAATACTGCCGCAATTTGCGGTGTAATATAGTTGCTATTCAAGGTCGCCAAATAGAATCTTATTTCGGCGCGGCCTCATCCAGCACAACAGAGAAATCACCCAGTCATGCGGCGCTTCTGCCGCTTGAAGGAATCTCTTTTGTCGCTCGTTTCAAAATTCAAATCCCTAGTCGGTATCGAGACCAAGTCAGGCATCGCATCGCCCGACGCTTGGCTGTCCGACCTATTCGGCGCGACCCCGTCCGCTGCCGGCATTTCGGTGACCCCTCGCAGCGCCATGACGTGCCCGCCGGTCCGCGCCGCCGTCGCCGCAATCTCCGAACCAATCGGCACGCTGCCCTTTCATGTCTACCGCCGCACCGGGGAGGGCAAAGAGCGCGCTCCTGATCACCCCGTTCACAAACTGCTTCACGACCAGGTAAACGACTGGACCAGCGCCAGCGACTTCCGGGAGACGGTCACTCGCGATGCACTGCTCCATCCGGCAGGCGGCCTGGCCTACATCGCGCGGAACGCTGAGCATAAACCGATCTCCCTATTCCGGCTGAATCCCGAGACCGTTGAAGTCAGCGTCGATCCGTTCGAGGGGCCTGCCTACAAGATCACCGAGGGCGGCAAGAGCCGCGCTATCCCTGCCGCCGACATCCTGCACATTCCGTCCCCAGCGATGACTGGTCGCGGTCTGGTCGCTGAGGCCCGTGACGCCATCGGCTTGACGATGTTGCTTGAGCGCCACGCCAGCAAACTTTTCGCCAACAACGCGCGCCCTTCCGGCGTGCTGTCAATCAAAGGCGCGGCCAGTGCGGACGCGCTCGCCAAGGTCAAGGCAGCCTGGGTTGCTGCCCATGGCGGCGACAAGAGCGGCGGGACCGCGGTCATTCCAAGTGACGCCGAATGGCGCGCGCTCACCATGACCAGCGTTGACGCACAATTCCTCGAGCTTAGAGCCTTCCAAATCAACGAAATCGCCCGCGTGTTCCGCGTGCCGCCCCACATGCTGTTCGAGATGGGCCGCGCGACCTGGGGCAACTCGGAGAGCATGCGCCAGGACTTTCTCGACTTCTCCCTGATGCGCTGGATCACGGCGTGGGAAAACGAGGTCGCGCTGAAATTGCTGACGGCAGACGAGCGCAAAACCTACTTCGCCGAGTTCCTGGTCGACGGCTTTGTCCGCAGCGACCTGGTGAAGCGCACCCAGGCATTCACCGCCGCAGTAGGCGGGCCATGGTTGCTGGCGAACGAAGCGCGCGCCGCTGAGAACCGCGCACCTGTTGCCGGCGGCGACAAGCTGCTGCCCCCGCCCAACGCTACCGGCGTGAGTGCAGCGTAATGCTCCGATCAATCCACCTTCACGGCCACCTGAAGAAACAGTTCGGGGCCAAGCATCGCTTCGACGTCAGAACGGCCGCAGAAGCCTTACGCGCGCTCAACTGCGCATTCCCCGGCGACTTCGTCACCGCGCTACAGACTGGCAGCTACAAGCTTGTGCGGGGCGACAAGCGGTCCGGCATGCACCTGGATCTGGACCTGGTGAACACGTTCAAGCTGGGCATCGCCGACCTACACCTGATCCCCGTCGCTGCCGGCGCCTCGAACAGCAAGGGCATCGCCAAGACCATCATCGGCACCGCCCTGATCGGCACTGCAATCTTTATGTCAGGCGGCACGCTGGCGGCTCCTCTGGCCGGCATGGGCGGCGTTGCGTTCCCCGTCGCGGGTATGAGCGTCACCTGGGGCAACATCGCGTTGCTCGGCCTGGGCGTGGCCCTGTCCGGCGTCTCGACGATGCTGGCAGGCAACACGAACAAGCCCGAAGAACAGAAGAACGAAGACAGCTTCACTATCAACGGCCCCAGCAATGGCGCGCGCCAGGGCATGGCTATTCCTCTGATCTACGGCGAGGTCATCACCGGTTCCGTCACCGTCTCGTTCGATGCCGACATCGAAGATATCGGCGCCTATCAGGGCGTCACGGGTTCCATGGGCGACGGCGTCCAGGTCATTCGTGACGGCCTCGGCAATGTAACGATCTTTGGGGCTTCGGCATGAAGCCTCTAACCACATACTTTGGCGACGGCGAATATCCGTTTGCGCTGCGCTCGGCGCAGATCATCGAGCTTGAAGGCAAGTGTGGCGCCGGCATCGGGACCATCGCAGCGAGAACCTTCGCGAAGCACTTCAGCCAAATCGAAATCACCGAGACCATCAGGCTCGCTGCAATCGGTGGCGGCATGCCTCCGAAGCGCGCCGCCGAAATGATCGCCGCCTACGTCGCGGACCAACCGCTGATCGCGTCGTGGCCGCTGGCATCGAAGATCCTTGAACACGCATGGTTCGGAGCACCGCACCAATGACCGAACGTCTCGAAATCAAATCAACGCTCTCAGTTACAGAGGAGGGTGAAGTCACGGGCAACGCCTGGCCGTTCGGTTCGGCGGATAGCGTCGGCGACGTAATCACAAAGGGCGCGTTCAATGTAGTCGGATCAGACTTGCCCCTGCTGTTCCAGCACGATCCTTCCGATCTTGTCGGGTCGTGGTCCGAAATAAAGCAGACCGACGAGGGCCTGGTCGTCAAGGGCAGGCTTCACACGGATCGCCCACGCGCGCGCTCGGTGCTCGCCATGGTCAAGAGCGGCTTGGTGTCCGGCCTCAGCATTGGCTTCAAGGCGAAGTCTTGGACCGGCGAGCAAGGCCGCAACCGCATCATCTCTGCGCTCGACCTGTTCGAAGTCTCCATCGTTCGTAATCCGTCACACCCCAAGGCGCGCATTTTGAGCGCCAAGGAAATCAATTCGGCAGCGGCAATTGCCGAAGCCATTCACCGCGCTACGGCGCAACTACGCAAAGGAAGCTAAGTTTATGAGGTCCAATCTCAAAATCGAATTGAAGGAAGGCAATGACGCCGACCCGGCGGCGCTTGTCACGAAGGCGCTCGGCGATTTCCAGCTGGCCTTCGATGCTCGCTTGAAGGACGTCGAAACCAAGACGGCGTCAAACGACAACAGCAAGCTTGCTGATCGTCTGGACAAACTGGAGGCCAAAGCCGGCCGCCCCAGCCTGACGGCTGATAACGACAATACGGACACAAAGCTCGAGACCAAGGCTTTCGCGGACTACCTGCGCAACCCGAACTCGGTTCTAGAGACCAAGACGCTGCGCGTCAGTAGCGACGCCCAGGGCGGCTACCTCGCGCCAGTCGAATTCACCCAGGAATTCATCCGCGATCTCGTTCTGTTTTCGCCGATCCGTTCGATCGCGACGGTGAAGCCTACCAGCTTCGCCTCGGTGAGCCTGCTCAAGCGCACCGCGATCACCAATTCCAAGTGGAAGGGCGAGCTTGCCGATTCGGAAGAGTCAGAGCCGGCTTTCGGCGGACTGGAAATCCCGACGCGCGAGATAAACACCTTCGTGGACGTTTCCAACCAGCTCTTGCAGGATTCTGCCGCGGACGTGAACGCTGAAGTTCGCTTGGCGCTAGCCGAAGACTTTGGTCAGAAGGAAGGCGTTTCTTTCGTGTCCGGTTCGGGACCGTTGCAGCCGCGCGGGTTGCTGACGCATCCGGACGTCGAGACCTGGCTGAGCGGGAACGCAACCAGTGTGACGGTCTCGGGCTTGACCGAGTTCATTTACAGGCTCCCGGCGTTCTATCGCAATCGCGGAACTTGGCTGATGAATGGCTTGACGCTGGCATCGCTTCGTATGCTCGCAAACACGTTCGGGCAGCCGTTCTGGCAGCCATCGCTTGCACTCGGCCAGCCCGAAACGCTTCTCGGCTACCCCGTGCTGGAAATTCCGGACATGCCCGGCATTGCCGCAAACGCCACGCCGATTTTGTTCGGCGACTTCAAAACCGCGTATCGGATCGTTGATCGCGTCGAGCTTTCGACGCTGGTCAATCCCTACTCGCTCGCAACGAAGGGCGCGACACGCATTCACGCAACCCGCCGCGTCGGCGCCGATGTGGTTCAGCCGAAAGCCATCGTCAAGCTCAAGATCGCCACGGCCTAATTCGCAAACCGAGGGCGGCTAAGGCCGCTCTCTCACCATCCCCATCATTCAGTCATAGAAAGGATTCGCCTTGCGCGATCTAGCTTCAAATCTCGGCGTCATTCTGGCGCTCTCTCCCGCGGTGCAAGCCGCAACCATCAAAGGCAGCGCGGTCGATCTGCTCGGCTTCCAGGGCGCCGTCCTGGTCGTCAACACCGGCGCTGTTGCCGGTGCTGGTGACTATACGGCCAAGATGCAGGAATCGGACACCACGACGGACGGCGATTTTGCCGACGTTGCGGCCGACAACCTGATCGGCGCCTTGCCGGCGTCCCTGACTGCCGATGGCAGCTTTAAGCAGGGCTACGTCGGTCACAAGCGATACGTCCGGGTTGTCCTCACCAAGAACAGCGGAACCTCGATCGCTGCCGGTGCTGTTGTCGTGCGTGGTCACGCCAACAAGCGCCCGGTCGCGTAAGGGACGGCGATTATGCGGCTCCAAGCAGACAGTGAACTTGTGATCGGTCATGAATCGATCCGGCTGCGCCCGACGCTTGGGGCTGCCTTTCGCCTTGAACAAAAATATCATGGCTTCCACAACCTGTTCAACGCTGTTGCTAGTGGCAGTGTTTCTGCTCTGTCTGATGTGATCAAAGAGGGCTGCGGTCAAACGTCTGCCCTTACGGACTACCTCGATAGCTCCTCCGAACATGACCCCCTGGTGATCAGCCTGGACCTGATCATCCCCCAAGTGTGCACGTTCCTCTTGGCGTTGGCCGGTGACGAACTGGTCATCAAGGATGACAGCCCGACCATCGAACAGATCACGTTCCTCGAATATCACACTCGTCTCTACAGGCTCGCGACTGGCTGGCTGGGCTGGAGCCCCGAGATTGCTTGGGCGGCAACGCCTGCGGAGATCCTGGAGGCGCAGAAAGGCCGCGTCGAAATGCTGAAGGCCGTGTTCGGCGGCAAGCAGGAAGACGGCGCCGACGAAACGATTACCGATTTGCGCTCGGCGAGGGACCGCTTGAATGCCCTGGGCGATAGCAGCGTCACCGACATGCGGGACGTGCCGTAATGCCGACCAAACCCAACCGTCTTTGTAGTTGTGGCCGCGTCGTCGCTTCCGGCGTGCTTTGCGCCTGTCAGGTTGCGCACCGCGCTGAGATCGATAGACGACGCCCGAACGCCGCAGCGCGCGGCTATGACGGCCAGTGGCAGAAGGCCCGCGCCGGTTTCCTGGCCCATCATCCTCATTGCGAAATGCTGATCGTATCCGGGCAGCGCTGCGGCAAGCCTGCCAGCGTGGTCGATCACATCAAGCCGCACCGCGGCGATAAGCGGTTGTTCTGGCTGAAAAGCAATTGGCAGCCGCTCTGCACCC
This genomic window contains:
- a CDS encoding phage major capsid protein; translated protein: MRSNLKIELKEGNDADPAALVTKALGDFQLAFDARLKDVETKTASNDNSKLADRLDKLEAKAGRPSLTADNDNTDTKLETKAFADYLRNPNSVLETKTLRVSSDAQGGYLAPVEFTQEFIRDLVLFSPIRSIATVKPTSFASVSLLKRTAITNSKWKGELADSEESEPAFGGLEIPTREINTFVDVSNQLLQDSAADVNAEVRLALAEDFGQKEGVSFVSGSGPLQPRGLLTHPDVETWLSGNATSVTVSGLTEFIYRLPAFYRNRGTWLMNGLTLASLRMLANTFGQPFWQPSLALGQPETLLGYPVLEIPDMPGIAANATPILFGDFKTAYRIVDRVELSTLVNPYSLATKGATRIHATRRVGADVVQPKAIVKLKIATA
- a CDS encoding HK97 family phage prohead protease, producing MTERLEIKSTLSVTEEGEVTGNAWPFGSADSVGDVITKGAFNVVGSDLPLLFQHDPSDLVGSWSEIKQTDEGLVVKGRLHTDRPRARSVLAMVKSGLVSGLSIGFKAKSWTGEQGRNRIISALDLFEVSIVRNPSHPKARILSAKEINSAAAIAEAIHRATAQLRKGS
- a CDS encoding HNH endonuclease signature motif containing protein; translation: MPTKPNRLCSCGRVVASGVLCACQVAHRAEIDRRRPNAAARGYDGQWQKARAGFLAHHPHCEMLIVSGQRCGKPASVVDHIKPHRGDKRLFWLKSNWQPLCTHCHNSKKQRQERGQ
- a CDS encoding phage portal protein; its protein translation is MSLVSKFKSLVGIETKSGIASPDAWLSDLFGATPSAAGISVTPRSAMTCPPVRAAVAAISEPIGTLPFHVYRRTGEGKERAPDHPVHKLLHDQVNDWTSASDFRETVTRDALLHPAGGLAYIARNAEHKPISLFRLNPETVEVSVDPFEGPAYKITEGGKSRAIPAADILHIPSPAMTGRGLVAEARDAIGLTMLLERHASKLFANNARPSGVLSIKGAASADALAKVKAAWVAAHGGDKSGGTAVIPSDAEWRALTMTSVDAQFLELRAFQINEIARVFRVPPHMLFEMGRATWGNSESMRQDFLDFSLMRWITAWENEVALKLLTADERKTYFAEFLVDGFVRSDLVKRTQAFTAAVGGPWLLANEARAAENRAPVAGGDKLLPPPNATGVSAA
- a CDS encoding tyrosine-type recombinase/integrase, encoding MKKRLTDVFLKTVKTPAGAQRTEYHDSEVPGLILRVTDKGGKTFSFHYKIVGTKKNVRVTIGPYPEVSLEDARERAREYRTSRRNGEDPRVEKKAKITITQQVANLTFDTVCDEYIEKYSKPNISSWKNDVQLLRRPRAEFGRRPIEALTDDDFANFLEEMAEDTPVQANRTQSKLYQLFKWAKKPGRKYVKVNPLEDLDHFGKEEARERVLEDDEIVTLWHGLYDPDLPAEEPVREALRLILCTMVRPGQAAGALRTELKNFGKDDPQWHIPKIRVKKRRDIIVPLNDVAVGIIKRSLKDEGQIPVFPSPYGGFKEIEKRVERQEEPAPILRNSLSQALTGRPEHRMGIREFLKLEHFTPHDLRRTAATLARRAGAPRDHVKATLDHVEDDVTDIYDKYNMLPEKTAVENVLGNELKRILGAKL
- a CDS encoding DUF2493 domain-containing protein, which encodes MRVLVFGGRNYRDRRRLYAVLDAEHAASPITVIIEGEASGADRMAREWAENRGVAVDPYPADWDNIERVGAAVKRNSRGKLYDAAAGHIRNERMLREGRPDRAIGFPGGKGTKDMASRCLDYGITPLLMA
- a CDS encoding DUF6884 domain-containing protein; translated protein: MKADVAFVSCVKTKSTTAELAEHLYISPWFRMAKEYVRQNADRWFILSAEYGLLRPGQMIDPYEATLNNLGIKLRQHWAKRVMHQMAELDLWGSRAIVLAGKNYREFLMDPLMLRFKSVEVPMDGLMMGQQLSWLSKRVN
- a CDS encoding gene transfer agent family protein, which produces MKPLTTYFGDGEYPFALRSAQIIELEGKCGAGIGTIAARTFAKHFSQIEITETIRLAAIGGGMPPKRAAEMIAAYVADQPLIASWPLASKILEHAWFGAPHQ